A window of the Lactuca sativa cultivar Salinas chromosome 7, Lsat_Salinas_v11, whole genome shotgun sequence genome harbors these coding sequences:
- the LOC111913990 gene encoding probable WRKY transcription factor 11, with product MAVDCVGVQTVDNLNRMFHLTSHDFNVSSNYKQSVSGLKRTGHARFRRGPSSSSSTDSQGTSTSSQSEEKQQDAPLTASKACFLNKSVSDSEAEAVTSSRSTSSSSLVSSLAGGGLEEESVSNGKRFSSLGIVAPSLTFSSRKPPLPSTHRKRCSADNPAASLHRSGRENRSSGCYCCKRRKIGSKREIRRVPIIGSKVTSIPADDYSWKKYGEKKIDGSNYPRVYYKCNTGKGCPARKRVELALDDSKMLLVTYDGEHRHHHAPTPVPTSLTGLVVQSK from the exons ATGGCAGTCGATTGCGTAGGAGTTCAAACTGTTGATAATCTCAATCGGATGTTTCATTTAACGAGTCATGATTTTAACGTTTCCTCTAATTACAAGCAATCGGTATCTGGCTTAAAACGCACCGGTCACGCTCGATTCCGCCGCGGACCGTCGTCGTCTTCTTCCACCGACAGTCAAGGGACTTCTACTTCTTCGCAATCAGAGGAGAAACAACAGGATGCGCCGTTGACGGCGTCCAAGGCGTGTTTTTTAAACAAATCTGTGAGCGACAGCGAGGCGGAGGCGGTTACGTCTTCTAGGTCAACGAGCTCGTCGTCTTTGGTGTCTTCTTTAGCTGGAGGAGGATTAGAAGAAGAAAGTGTTTCAAATGGTAAACGATTTTCTTCGTTAGGTATAGTAGCTCCGTCGTTGACGTTTTCTTCGAGGAAGCCTCCTCTTCCGTCTACTCACCGGAAAAGGTGTAGCGCCGACAATCCTGCTGCTTCTTTAcacagatctggaagggagaatcGTTCAAGCGGTTGCTATTGTTGCAAGAGAAG GAAAATCGGATCAAAACGTGAAATAAGGAGAGTACCGATCATCGGATCTAAGGTCACAAGTATACCGGCCGACGATTATTCATGGAAGAAATACGGCGAGAAGAAGATCGACGGATCAAATTATCCAAG AGTATATTACAAGTGCAATACCGGAAAAGGATGTCCGGCGAGGAAGCGCGTGGAGTTAGCGTTGGACGATTCAAAGATGCTTCTGGTAACATACGACGGAGAGCACCGTCACCATCACGCACCAACGCCGGTACCGACAAGTCTGACCGGTCTGGTGGTTCAGTCAAAGTGA